Below is a window of Halanaerobiaceae bacterium ANBcell28 DNA.
GATAGAGTTGGATAGTCAATTATTCTTAAGAACAGGTTGTCGTATTAAGTTAAGCGCTGAAGGAAAGGTGCTTTTTAAATATATTGAACAGGCATATACTCTAATTCTAAATGCCGAAAAAAAAATTGATTCAATACATAAATTAGAAAGTGGAGAACTTGTTATAGGGGCAGGTGATACTAATTGTAAGTATTATTTACTGGATTATTTACAAAACTTTCACCAAAAATATCCTGCTGTAAATATTAAAGTTACTAATAGAACTACAGATGAGATAATTGAGTTATTGAAAAAAGGGCAGGTTGATCTTGGGATAATAAATTTACCTTATGATACTAAGAATATTGAAGTAATAAAAAGCAGGGAGATACAGGATTGCTTTGTCGCCGGGAAGAAGTATCAAGGACTAATATATCAGCAGTTATCTCTCAATGAACTTTCTAAATATCCTCTGTTATTGCTGGAGGAAAAAGCAAATACTCGAAAATATA
It encodes the following:
- a CDS encoding LysR family transcriptional regulator, which gives rise to MSVNLEKYKVFYFTAKYKSFSAAAEELFISQSAVSQAIKQLEIELDSQLFLRTGCRIKLSAEGKVLFKYIEQAYTLILNAEKKIDSIHKLESGELVIGAGDTNCKYYLLDYLQNFHQKYPAVNIKVTNRTTDEIIELLKKGQVDLGIINLPYDTKNIEVIKSREIQDCFVAGKKYQGLIYQQLSLNELSKYPLLLLEEKANTRKYIDKIAFEYGAELKAEIELGSVDLLIEFAKIGLGIACVVEDFVEEELAAGSLFKLNVQEEIPGRSIGIAYLQDIPVSRAADCFIELLT